Proteins from one Pseudobythopirellula maris genomic window:
- a CDS encoding PEP-CTERM sorting domain-containing protein (PEP-CTERM proteins occur, often in large numbers, in the proteomes of bacteria that also encode an exosortase, a predicted intramembrane cysteine proteinase. The presence of a PEP-CTERM domain at a protein's C-terminus predicts cleavage within the sorting domain, followed by covalent anchoring to some some component of the (usually Gram-negative) cell surface. Many PEP-CTERM proteins exhibit an unusual sequence composition that includes large numbers of potential glycosylation sites. Expression of one such protein has been shown restore the ability of a bacterium to form floc, a type of biofilm.), whose product MGETRGRLPHPPVPGLPEGQTLPKGQTVPEPASAALLLIATAFVRSRCYQFEK is encoded by the coding sequence GTGGGAGAAACTCGCGGCCGGCTGCCACATCCGCCGGTTCCTGGCCTGCCCGAAGGGCAGACCCTTCCCAAAGGGCAAACCGTGCCCGAGCCGGCCTCGGCGGCACTCTTGCTCATTGCTACGGCCTTCGTCAGAAGTCGCTGCTATCAATTTGAGAAATGA
- a CDS encoding peptidoglycan-binding domain-containing protein, producing MKTSWMILRPLACVLLAAQGYAADFDFYGRSGDAIEIDLGSLPGVAPGATFSDLVVLGRRERHEALTSSDLSQGDFASDGRFWLAPNPDASSDADPATRGYQGVVSGSLKINGVATTFEVNVRPGSTGAGAGSVGQSLEGLGRTNNPLYVAQQQQRLRYLGYVEDGGSALGVDGVFDDGTDEALRTFQAAFTAGVNTTQANVDGIIGPNTAGWLNAVNAPAWVELVDPDPQTPGSFSVARMIGDFDILPARDPGTGVRSGLTPQSERFGTDWAIDLFTAGAVAAKADTGRTQLMNAMSTDDGYGSAGAHSTHRVGMDIDLHVDSSTWDYGNGVVDAEEQKVIDHAIAFIQAGRERNDYRGSVSRILTSNDDILDGINAFAPGTAVFDSSGVHLNHLHVDIYRPTRVAGLASLAGDFNFDDVVDAADFTVWRDGLGVIYDASDYDLWVANFGVARGASVALAVPEPSALVAAWTATACLLATRRRTVC from the coding sequence ATGAAAACTTCTTGGATGATCCTTCGCCCGCTCGCGTGCGTCTTGCTCGCGGCGCAAGGCTACGCCGCCGACTTTGATTTCTATGGTCGTTCGGGCGACGCGATCGAGATCGACCTCGGCTCGCTGCCCGGCGTGGCGCCGGGGGCGACGTTCTCCGATCTCGTGGTGCTTGGCCGCCGCGAGCGGCACGAGGCGCTCACCAGCAGCGACCTGTCGCAGGGCGACTTCGCGAGCGACGGCCGTTTCTGGCTGGCGCCCAACCCGGACGCGTCGAGCGACGCCGACCCGGCGACGCGCGGCTACCAGGGCGTGGTGAGCGGCAGCCTGAAGATCAACGGCGTCGCGACCACGTTCGAGGTGAACGTTCGGCCCGGCTCGACCGGCGCAGGCGCCGGGTCGGTCGGCCAGAGTCTCGAGGGGCTCGGCCGCACGAACAACCCGTTGTACGTCGCGCAGCAACAGCAGCGGCTCCGTTACCTCGGGTACGTCGAAGACGGCGGCTCGGCGCTCGGCGTTGACGGCGTGTTCGACGACGGGACCGACGAGGCGCTGCGCACGTTTCAGGCGGCGTTCACGGCCGGGGTGAACACGACCCAGGCGAACGTCGACGGGATCATCGGCCCCAACACGGCCGGCTGGCTGAACGCCGTTAACGCGCCGGCGTGGGTGGAGCTCGTCGACCCCGACCCGCAGACTCCCGGCTCGTTCTCGGTAGCGAGGATGATCGGCGACTTCGATATCTTGCCCGCCCGCGACCCGGGCACCGGCGTGCGGAGCGGCCTCACGCCGCAGAGCGAGCGGTTCGGGACCGACTGGGCGATCGACCTGTTCACCGCCGGCGCCGTCGCGGCCAAGGCCGACACCGGCCGCACGCAGCTGATGAACGCGATGTCGACCGACGACGGCTACGGCTCGGCCGGCGCCCACAGCACGCACCGCGTGGGCATGGACATCGACCTGCACGTCGACAGCTCGACGTGGGACTACGGCAACGGGGTGGTCGACGCCGAGGAGCAGAAGGTGATCGACCACGCGATCGCCTTCATCCAGGCGGGCCGCGAACGCAACGACTACCGCGGGTCGGTCTCGCGGATCCTCACCTCGAACGACGACATCCTGGACGGCATCAACGCCTTCGCCCCGGGGACCGCCGTGTTCGACTCCTCGGGCGTTCACCTGAACCACCTGCATGTCGATATCTACCGCCCGACGCGCGTCGCCGGACTGGCCAGCCTGGCGGGCGACTTTAATTTCGACGACGTGGTCGACGCCGCCGACTTCACGGTCTGGCGCGACGGCCTCGGAGTGATCTACGACGCCTCGGACTACGACCTGTGGGTCGCGAACTTCGGCGTCGCGCGCGGTGCGAGCGTCGCGCTGGCGGTCCCCGAGCCCTCGGCCCTCGTGGCTGCTTGGACGGCGACGGCGTGCCTCCTGGCGACGCGGCGCCGGACGGTGTGCTAG
- a CDS encoding type 1 glutamine amidotransferase domain-containing protein: MTRPLTGQRILTFVGDVYEDLELWYPKLRLIEAGAEVVIAGPEAGVTYAGKNGYPCRSDIAIADAAADDYDGLVVPGGFMPDKLRRDERVLQLVRDFDAAGKLVAAICHGGWIPISAGVYRGVRVTGSPGIKDDLVNAGALWSDEPVVVDRHFVSSRRPDDLPEFCRGVLRVLAGAAADAS, encoded by the coding sequence ATGACCCGCCCCCTCACCGGCCAACGCATCCTCACCTTCGTCGGCGACGTCTACGAAGACCTCGAGCTGTGGTACCCCAAGCTGCGGCTCATCGAGGCGGGCGCCGAGGTGGTCATCGCGGGCCCCGAGGCGGGCGTTACCTACGCGGGCAAGAACGGCTACCCCTGCCGGTCGGACATCGCCATCGCGGACGCCGCGGCCGACGACTACGACGGGCTGGTCGTGCCGGGCGGGTTCATGCCCGACAAGCTGCGGCGCGACGAGCGGGTGCTTCAGCTCGTTCGTGACTTCGACGCGGCCGGCAAGCTCGTGGCGGCCATCTGCCACGGCGGCTGGATCCCGATCTCGGCCGGCGTGTACCGCGGCGTGCGCGTGACCGGCTCGCCCGGCATCAAGGACGACCTGGTGAACGCCGGCGCCCTCTGGAGCGACGAGCCGGTGGTCGTCGACCGCCACTTCGTCAGCAGCCGCCGGCCCGACGACCTGCCGGAGTTCTGCCGCGGCGTTTTGCGGGTGCTGGCCGGGGCCGCTGCGGACGCGTCGTAG
- the aqpZ gene encoding aquaporin Z, translating to MPLFKRCVAELIGTFWLVFGGCGSAVLAASFAGQMGDTPVNMGIGFVGVALAFGLTVLTMAYAIGHISGCHLNPAVSAGLVAGGRFPMKDFVPYAVAQVVGGLVGATVLYFIASGKAGFTLDDGFASNGYGEHSPGQYSLAACFLAEVVLTYMFLLIILGATDRRAPAGFAPIAIGLGLTLIHLVGIPVTNLSVNPARSTGTAVFVQGWALTQLWLFWVAPLVGAVFAGWTYKCCLEAEPTEG from the coding sequence ATGCCCCTCTTCAAGCGCTGCGTTGCCGAGTTGATCGGCACTTTTTGGCTCGTCTTTGGCGGCTGCGGCAGCGCGGTCTTGGCGGCCAGCTTTGCCGGGCAGATGGGCGACACGCCCGTTAACATGGGCATCGGCTTCGTCGGCGTCGCGCTGGCGTTCGGGCTCACCGTCCTCACCATGGCCTACGCCATCGGCCACATCTCCGGCTGCCACCTCAACCCGGCGGTCTCGGCGGGGCTCGTCGCCGGCGGGCGTTTTCCAATGAAGGACTTTGTGCCGTACGCCGTTGCGCAGGTGGTCGGCGGCCTGGTGGGCGCGACCGTGCTGTACTTCATCGCCTCGGGCAAGGCGGGGTTCACGCTCGACGACGGCTTCGCGTCGAACGGCTACGGCGAGCACTCGCCCGGCCAGTACTCGCTGGCCGCCTGCTTCCTGGCCGAGGTCGTGCTGACGTACATGTTCCTCTTGATCATCCTCGGCGCCACCGACCGCCGGGCGCCGGCCGGCTTCGCGCCGATCGCGATCGGCCTGGGCCTGACCCTGATTCACCTCGTCGGCATCCCGGTCACGAACCTGTCGGTCAACCCGGCCCGATCGACCGGGACGGCGGTCTTCGTGCAGGGCTGGGCGCTCACGCAGCTGTGGCTGTTCTGGGTCGCCCCCCTCGTCGGCGCGGTCTTCGCCGGCTGGACCTACAAGTGTTGCCTCGAGGCCGAGCCGACCGAGGGCTGA
- a CDS encoding HNH endonuclease, whose amino-acid sequence MSASDTAGLKVTLYKRCLRDMDDNGIAASGSNAIICPLCWKEARLDELTIEHVIPGSVGGTLKTLTCKKCNNDQGSRIDSHLSNYMRTQDRFSGNKPMKAKMTVAGYPTSVDIDWLKGRKDIRIIGQATNPKNSLAIQRLFSEGKNPPLEFTIPYGFSDDGIRLAILRCAYLSVLSTSGYSLLINPAMGKIRGRFHDPDLKVPCIRPLTVFVKGMKEEVGDYQHCYCNGHVDRVPFLFVLLFLRTSVTKCVGAFLPMPSDASDTFFELMGQVEKENTSLSIVAASGNWLCFPAALSKNR is encoded by the coding sequence GTGAGTGCAAGCGACACTGCTGGATTGAAGGTAACACTATACAAGCGTTGCCTTCGTGATATGGACGATAATGGCATTGCAGCTTCAGGCAGCAATGCGATTATTTGCCCATTGTGCTGGAAAGAAGCACGCCTAGATGAGCTGACCATTGAGCATGTAATCCCAGGCTCAGTTGGCGGCACACTAAAGACGCTCACCTGCAAGAAATGCAACAATGACCAAGGGTCCCGTATCGACTCTCACTTGTCGAACTACATGCGAACGCAAGATCGGTTTAGTGGCAACAAACCGATGAAGGCAAAGATGACTGTAGCTGGTTACCCTACCTCGGTTGACATTGATTGGCTTAAGGGACGCAAGGATATTCGGATAATCGGCCAAGCCACTAATCCGAAGAATAGCCTTGCCATCCAACGCCTTTTCTCAGAAGGAAAGAATCCACCATTAGAATTCACTATTCCATATGGTTTCAGTGACGATGGCATTCGGCTTGCCATCCTCAGGTGTGCTTATCTCTCAGTTCTCAGTACAAGCGGATATAGTCTGTTGATAAACCCAGCCATGGGAAAGATTCGCGGACGGTTTCATGATCCTGACTTAAAGGTGCCGTGCATTCGTCCGTTGACAGTCTTTGTGAAGGGAATGAAGGAGGAAGTCGGCGACTACCAGCATTGTTACTGCAACGGGCATGTCGATCGCGTACCGTTTCTGTTTGTGCTTCTGTTTCTCCGGACCTCTGTGACGAAATGCGTCGGCGCCTTTTTACCCATGCCCAGCGATGCCAGCGACACGTTTTTTGAACTCATGGGACAAGTTGAGAAAGAGAATACATCGTTGTCGATAGTGGCCGCTTCGGGCAATTGGCTATGCTTCCCTGCGGCCTTGTCGAAAAATCGTTAG
- the acnA gene encoding aconitate hydratase AcnA produces the protein MATTFDPFSARDTFASPQGELGIYRLSKLEEAGHCKVAELPYSIRVLLESVLRNCDGYVVTEDDVKALAAWTDSKGTAAVEVPFKPARVVLQDFTGVPAVVDLAAMRSAMQRLGGDADKINPLVPVDLVIDHSVQVDHFLGKEALDLNIELEFERNAERYEFLRWGQKAFDNFRVVPPGTGIVHQVNLEYLAKCVLTTNDEKGPVAVPDSLVGTDSHTTMIDGLGVVGWGVGGIEAEGVMLGQPIYMLMPEVVGMRLTGKLPAGATATDLVLTVTEILRKEKVVGKFVEFCGPGMRSMSLADRATIANMSPEYGATMGFFPVDDVTLEYLHQTGRTADEIALAETYCREQGLFRTDDAPEPTFTKLVELDLGTVEPCLAGPKRPQDRITLSRMKPQWHTDLTDVYEKQPGGGAPAGRWEGEGGGVPDPEGAAVATPAIADPGFDGVTVENEGVTFQLKHGSVAIAAITSCTNTSNPSVMMAAGLVAKKAAAHGLQAKPWVKTSIAPGSRVVTDYYAKSGLDTELAKVGFYTVGYGCTTCIGNSGPLPTPISEAIREHDLVVSGVLSGNRNFEGRINPDVKANYLASPPLVVAYALAGTTDIDFSTEPIGEGTDGKPVMLADIWPTHEEVADVVKSCVLPEMFVEQYGGVWEKNPKWNAIETSEGALFDWQEASTYIQEPPFLTTLTTDVKPIAPIAGAKCLALLGDSVTTDHISPAGAIAKDSPAGRFLVENGVESRDFNSYGSRRGNDRVMTRGTLANIRIRNQLAPGTEGGVTRYLPTGEVMSIYDASMKYQEAGTPLVILAGAEYGTGSSRDWAAKGTFLLGVRAVMASSYERIHRSNLVMMGVLPLEFQDGATWQSLGLTGEEEFSLPTLGDDLKPRQTIEVTAGDKKIPMTVRIDTPVELDYYRHGGILAYVLRKLLKG, from the coding sequence ATGGCCACGACTTTCGATCCGTTCTCCGCCCGCGACACTTTTGCTTCGCCGCAGGGCGAATTAGGCATCTACCGCCTCTCGAAGCTCGAAGAGGCCGGCCACTGCAAGGTCGCCGAGCTGCCTTACTCGATCCGGGTGCTGCTCGAAAGCGTGCTGCGCAACTGCGATGGGTACGTCGTCACCGAGGACGACGTCAAAGCGCTCGCCGCCTGGACCGACTCGAAAGGGACCGCCGCCGTCGAGGTCCCCTTCAAGCCCGCCCGCGTCGTGCTGCAAGACTTCACCGGCGTGCCGGCCGTGGTGGACCTCGCCGCCATGCGATCCGCCATGCAGCGCTTGGGGGGCGACGCCGACAAGATCAACCCGCTCGTCCCCGTTGACCTGGTGATCGACCACTCGGTCCAAGTCGACCACTTCTTGGGCAAGGAAGCGCTGGACCTGAACATCGAGCTCGAGTTCGAGCGCAACGCCGAGCGTTACGAGTTCCTGCGCTGGGGCCAAAAGGCGTTCGACAACTTCCGCGTGGTGCCGCCCGGCACCGGCATCGTCCACCAGGTGAACCTTGAGTACTTGGCCAAGTGCGTGCTCACCACCAACGACGAGAAGGGCCCGGTCGCCGTGCCCGACTCGCTGGTCGGCACCGACAGCCACACCACGATGATCGACGGCCTGGGCGTCGTCGGTTGGGGCGTCGGCGGCATCGAGGCCGAGGGCGTCATGCTCGGCCAGCCGATCTACATGCTCATGCCCGAGGTCGTTGGCATGCGCCTCACCGGCAAGCTGCCGGCCGGCGCCACGGCCACGGACCTCGTGCTCACGGTCACCGAGATCTTGCGCAAGGAGAAGGTCGTCGGCAAGTTCGTCGAGTTCTGCGGGCCCGGCATGCGGAGCATGAGCCTCGCCGACCGCGCGACGATCGCCAACATGAGTCCCGAGTACGGCGCCACGATGGGCTTCTTCCCGGTGGACGACGTGACGCTCGAATACCTCCACCAGACCGGCCGCACGGCCGACGAGATCGCCCTGGCCGAGACCTACTGCCGCGAGCAGGGCCTGTTCCGCACCGACGACGCCCCCGAGCCGACGTTCACCAAGCTGGTGGAGCTCGACCTCGGCACGGTCGAGCCGTGCCTCGCCGGTCCCAAGCGGCCGCAAGACCGGATCACGCTCTCGCGGATGAAGCCGCAGTGGCACACCGACCTGACGGACGTGTACGAGAAGCAGCCGGGCGGCGGCGCCCCCGCCGGCCGCTGGGAAGGCGAGGGGGGCGGCGTGCCCGACCCCGAGGGCGCCGCCGTGGCGACCCCGGCGATCGCCGACCCCGGCTTCGACGGCGTCACCGTCGAGAACGAGGGGGTCACGTTCCAGCTCAAGCATGGCAGCGTCGCGATCGCGGCCATCACCAGCTGCACGAACACCTCCAACCCAAGCGTCATGATGGCCGCCGGCCTCGTGGCCAAGAAGGCCGCCGCCCACGGCCTGCAGGCCAAGCCGTGGGTCAAGACCAGCATCGCCCCCGGCAGCCGCGTGGTGACCGACTACTACGCCAAGAGCGGCCTCGACACGGAGCTCGCCAAGGTCGGCTTCTACACCGTCGGCTACGGCTGCACGACCTGCATCGGCAACAGCGGCCCGCTCCCCACGCCGATCAGCGAGGCGATCCGCGAGCACGACCTGGTCGTGTCGGGCGTCCTCTCCGGCAACCGCAACTTCGAGGGCCGCATCAACCCGGACGTGAAGGCCAACTACCTGGCGAGCCCGCCGCTGGTCGTGGCCTACGCCCTGGCCGGCACCACCGACATCGACTTCTCCACCGAGCCGATCGGCGAGGGGACGGACGGCAAGCCGGTCATGCTGGCCGACATCTGGCCCACGCACGAAGAGGTGGCCGACGTGGTGAAGTCGTGCGTCCTGCCCGAGATGTTCGTCGAGCAGTACGGCGGCGTGTGGGAGAAGAACCCGAAGTGGAACGCCATCGAGACCAGCGAGGGCGCCCTGTTCGATTGGCAAGAGGCGAGCACCTACATCCAAGAGCCGCCGTTCCTCACCACGCTCACGACCGACGTCAAGCCGATCGCGCCGATCGCCGGGGCCAAGTGCCTCGCGCTCTTGGGCGATTCGGTCACGACGGACCACATCTCGCCGGCCGGCGCCATCGCCAAGGACAGCCCCGCGGGACGGTTCCTTGTGGAAAACGGGGTCGAGTCGCGCGACTTCAACAGCTACGGCAGCCGCCGCGGCAACGACCGCGTGATGACCCGCGGCACGCTGGCCAACATCCGCATCCGCAACCAACTGGCCCCCGGCACCGAGGGGGGCGTCACTCGCTACTTGCCCACAGGCGAGGTGATGTCGATCTACGACGCCTCGATGAAGTACCAAGAGGCGGGCACGCCGCTGGTCATTCTTGCTGGGGCCGAGTACGGCACCGGCTCCTCCAGGGACTGGGCCGCCAAGGGGACCTTCCTCTTGGGCGTCCGCGCGGTGATGGCGAGCAGCTACGAGCGGATCCACCGCAGCAACCTGGTGATGATGGGCGTCTTGCCGCTAGAGTTCCAGGACGGCGCCACGTGGCAGTCGTTGGGCCTCACCGGCGAAGAGGAATTCTCGCTGCCCACCCTCGGCGACGACCTGAAGCCGCGCCAAACGATCGAAGTCACCGCCGGCGACAAGAAGATCCCGATGACCGTGCGGATCGACACCCCGGTCGAGCTCGACTACTACCGGCACGGGGGTATTTTGGCTTACGTGCTACGGAAACTGCTGAAGGGGTGA
- a CDS encoding tRNA-binding protein, with amino-acid sequence MHLEHDPATPASPEIGFDDFLKVDVRLGTVLAAQPLEGARKPALELTIDFGPAVGVKRSSAQIVSLYTAEQLVGRQVAAVVNLPPKQIGKFVSEALVLGVPVESGGVALLAADRDAPNGARLC; translated from the coding sequence ATGCACCTCGAGCACGACCCCGCTACGCCCGCGTCGCCGGAGATTGGCTTCGACGACTTCTTGAAGGTCGACGTTCGCCTCGGCACGGTCCTAGCCGCCCAGCCGCTAGAGGGCGCACGTAAGCCGGCGCTGGAGCTGACGATCGACTTCGGCCCGGCGGTGGGCGTCAAACGCAGCAGCGCCCAAATCGTGTCGCTCTACACCGCCGAGCAGCTCGTCGGCCGCCAGGTCGCCGCGGTGGTGAACCTGCCGCCCAAGCAGATCGGTAAATTCGTCAGCGAGGCGCTCGTGCTGGGCGTTCCGGTCGAATCGGGAGGCGTTGCGCTGCTGGCGGCCGACCGCGACGCGCCGAACGGCGCCCGCCTCTGCTGA
- a CDS encoding PIN domain-containing protein — translation MILDTNAVSAAVDKDDALLSLVRLHGRPYLPIHVIGEYQFGLLGSRLRKSIEPFFVQLKSQSIILAADLETAKEYATLRHELKLRGRPIPENDLWIASLARQHGLPIASRDERHFDGLEGVTRLGW, via the coding sequence GTGATCCTCGACACAAACGCGGTCTCTGCCGCCGTCGATAAAGACGACGCACTGCTCAGCTTGGTTCGGCTGCACGGCAGGCCCTATTTGCCGATCCATGTGATCGGCGAGTACCAATTCGGCTTGCTAGGGTCGCGTCTGAGGAAATCGATCGAGCCGTTTTTCGTACAGCTCAAGTCCCAGTCGATCATCCTCGCTGCCGACCTTGAGACTGCCAAAGAGTACGCCACCCTCCGCCACGAGCTCAAGCTCCGCGGCCGGCCGATTCCCGAGAACGACCTCTGGATCGCCTCCCTCGCCCGGCAGCACGGCCTGCCGATCGCCAGCCGTGATGAGCGGCACTTCGACGGCTTGGAGGGCGTGACGCGGCTCGGTTGGTGA